A window from Pseudomonas sp. MRSN 12121 encodes these proteins:
- the mdoH gene encoding glucans biosynthesis glucosyltransferase MdoH, translated as MSNSQAQPETLAEYLAHLPMTDEQRAELAGCKSFSELHERLSSTTFDAPADAAQASVGRRLTLNSAEELEDAEMLAVDAAGRVCLKATPPIRRTKVVPEPWRTNILVRGWRRLTGRTNPPAPKKDERVLPAARWRTVGSIRRYILLLLMLGQTIVAGWYMKGIMPYQGWSFVDLEEVLHQPLMQTATQVLPYALQTSILILFGILFCWVSAGFWTALMGFLELLTGHDKYRISGKSAGNEPIPQDARTALVMPICNEDVPRVFAGLRATFESVAATGDLDRFDFFVLSDSNDTDICVAEQQAWLDVCRETKGFGKIFYRRRRRRVKRKSGNLDDFCRRWGGDYKYMVVLDADSVMSGECLTSLVRLMEATPDAGIIQTAPKASGMDTLYARMQQFATRVYGPLFTAGLHFWQLGESHYWGHNAIIRMKPFIEHCALAPLPGKGAFAGAILSHDFVEAALMRRAGWGVWIAYDLPGSYEELPPNLLDELKRDRRWCHGNLMNFRLFLVKGMHPVHRAVFLTGVMSYLSAPLWFFFLVLSTALLAVNTLMEPQYFLEPRQLYPLWPQWHPDKAIALFSTTIVLLFLPKLLSIILIWAKGAKEFGGKFKVTLSMLLEMLFSMLLAPVRMIFHTRFVLAAFLGWAATWNSPQRDDDSTPWSEAVRRHGPQTLLGFCWALLVIWLNPSFLWWLVPIVGSLMLSIPVSVISSRVGLGLKSRDENLFLIPEEYAPPQELLSTDQYTHENRWHALNDGFIRAVVDPQQNALACALATSRHGVAEPIEWLRIERVRHALKVGPAALNNGERLALLSDPVALARLHEQVWSEGHAEWLSAWRQSVDEDPHAPLLPLRPQAAIAQPA; from the coding sequence ATGAGTAACTCTCAAGCACAGCCAGAAACTCTTGCCGAGTACCTGGCGCACCTGCCGATGACCGATGAGCAGCGCGCGGAACTCGCGGGCTGCAAGTCCTTCAGTGAACTGCACGAACGCCTGTCGTCCACGACCTTCGATGCGCCCGCCGATGCCGCCCAGGCCTCGGTGGGCCGCCGGCTGACGCTCAATAGCGCCGAGGAGCTGGAAGACGCCGAGATGCTCGCGGTCGATGCCGCCGGCCGCGTGTGCCTCAAGGCCACGCCACCGATCCGGCGGACCAAGGTGGTTCCCGAGCCGTGGCGCACCAACATCCTGGTGCGTGGCTGGCGGCGCCTGACCGGGCGTACCAACCCGCCGGCGCCGAAGAAGGACGAGCGGGTGCTGCCGGCGGCGCGTTGGCGCACCGTCGGTTCGATCCGTCGCTATATCCTGCTGTTGCTGATGCTCGGCCAGACCATCGTGGCCGGCTGGTACATGAAAGGCATCATGCCGTACCAGGGCTGGTCGTTCGTCGACCTGGAAGAGGTCCTGCATCAACCGCTGATGCAGACCGCGACCCAGGTCCTGCCGTACGCCTTGCAGACCAGCATCCTGATTCTGTTCGGCATCCTGTTCTGCTGGGTATCGGCCGGTTTCTGGACGGCGCTGATGGGCTTCCTCGAGCTGCTCACCGGCCACGACAAATACCGCATTTCCGGCAAGAGCGCCGGCAACGAGCCGATTCCGCAGGATGCGCGCACCGCCCTGGTGATGCCGATCTGCAACGAAGACGTGCCGCGGGTGTTCGCCGGCCTGCGGGCGACCTTCGAGTCGGTCGCGGCCACTGGTGACCTGGACCGCTTCGACTTCTTCGTGCTCAGCGACAGTAACGACACCGATATCTGCGTGGCCGAGCAGCAGGCCTGGCTGGACGTCTGCCGCGAAACCAAGGGTTTCGGCAAGATCTTCTATCGCCGCCGTCGCCGTCGGGTCAAACGCAAGAGCGGCAACCTCGACGACTTCTGCAGGCGCTGGGGCGGCGACTACAAGTACATGGTGGTCCTCGACGCCGACAGCGTGATGAGCGGCGAATGCCTGACCAGCCTGGTGCGCCTGATGGAAGCCACGCCGGACGCGGGCATCATCCAGACCGCGCCGAAAGCCTCGGGCATGGACACCCTGTATGCGCGCATGCAGCAGTTCGCCACCCGGGTCTACGGTCCGCTGTTCACCGCTGGCCTGCACTTCTGGCAGTTGGGCGAATCCCACTACTGGGGGCATAACGCGATCATCCGCATGAAGCCGTTCATCGAGCACTGCGCCCTGGCGCCGTTGCCGGGCAAAGGCGCGTTCGCCGGTGCGATCCTGTCCCACGACTTCGTCGAAGCGGCGCTGATGCGCCGTGCCGGCTGGGGCGTGTGGATCGCCTACGACTTGCCGGGCAGCTACGAAGAGCTGCCGCCGAACCTGCTGGACGAGCTCAAGCGCGACCGCCGCTGGTGCCACGGCAACCTGATGAACTTCCGCCTGTTCCTGGTCAAGGGCATGCACCCGGTGCACCGCGCGGTGTTCCTTACCGGCGTGATGTCCTACCTGTCGGCGCCGCTGTGGTTCTTCTTCCTGGTGCTGTCGACGGCCCTGCTGGCGGTCAACACCCTGATGGAGCCGCAGTACTTCCTCGAGCCGCGGCAGCTTTATCCGCTGTGGCCGCAGTGGCATCCGGACAAGGCGATCGCGCTGTTCTCGACCACTATCGTGCTGCTGTTCCTGCCGAAGCTGTTGAGCATCATCCTGATCTGGGCCAAGGGCGCGAAAGAGTTCGGCGGCAAGTTCAAGGTGACCCTGTCGATGCTGCTGGAGATGCTGTTCTCCATGCTGCTGGCGCCGGTGCGGATGATTTTCCACACCCGCTTCGTCCTCGCCGCGTTCCTCGGCTGGGCCGCGACCTGGAACTCGCCACAGCGTGACGACGACTCCACGCCATGGAGCGAAGCCGTGCGCCGCCATGGCCCGCAGACTCTGCTGGGCTTCTGCTGGGCGCTGCTGGTGATCTGGCTGAACCCGAGCTTCCTCTGGTGGCTGGTGCCGATCGTCGGTTCGCTGATGCTGTCGATCCCGGTGTCGGTGATCTCCAGCCGGGTTGGCCTGGGCTTGAAGTCCCGCGACGAGAACCTGTTCCTGATCCCCGAGGAATACGCGCCGCCGCAGGAACTGCTGTCCACCGACCAGTACACCCATGAAAACCGTTGGCACGCGCTGAACGACGGTTTCATCCGGGCGGTGGTCGATCCGCAGCAGAACGCCCTGGCCTGTGCCCTGGCGACTTCCCGGCACGGCGTGGCCGAACCGATCGAGTGGTTGCGTATCGAGCGGGTGCGCCATGCGCTGAAAGTGGGGCCGGCGGCCCTGAACAACGGCGAGCGCCTGGCGCTGCTGAGCGACCCGGTGGCCCTGGCCCGCCTGCACGAGCAGGTCTGGAGCGAAGGCCACGCCGAGTGGCTGAGCGCCTGGCGGCAATCGGTGGATGAAGATCCGCACGCGCCGTTGCTGCCGTTGCGACCGCAAGCGGCAATCGCCCAACCGGCCTGA
- a CDS encoding amino acid permease, translating into MQQQAQGLKRGLSARHIRFMALGSAIGTGLFYGSASAIQMAGPAVLLAYLIGGAAVFMVMRALGEMAVHNPVSGSFGQYASTYLGPMAGFLLGWTYAFEMVIVGLADVTAFGIYMGFWYPDVPRWIWVLGIVSLIGGLNLCNVKVFGEMEFWLSLLKVGAIVAMILGGFGIMLFGIGSSSASTVTGLSNLWEHGGFMPNGVGGLIASFAVVMFAFGGIEIIGVTAGEAKDPDRVLPKAINAVPLRILLFYVLTLFVLMAIFPWQQIGSQGSPFVQIFANLGIGSAATILNIVVISAAVSAINSDIFGAGRMMYGLAQQGHAPKGFAQLSRYGVPWMTVVVMSIALLLGVLLNYLIPENVFLLIASIATFATVWVWLMILFTQVAMRRSMTAEQVAQLKFPVPFWPYAPMAAIAFMLFIFGVLGYFPDTQAALIVGVVWIALLVLAYLIWVKPAAGQAALVKRDPSFSHR; encoded by the coding sequence ATGCAACAGCAAGCTCAAGGATTGAAACGCGGGCTGTCCGCCCGACATATTCGCTTCATGGCACTGGGGTCGGCGATCGGCACCGGGCTGTTCTATGGTTCTGCCTCGGCCATCCAGATGGCCGGTCCCGCGGTGCTCCTGGCCTACCTGATCGGTGGCGCCGCGGTGTTCATGGTGATGCGCGCGCTGGGCGAGATGGCCGTGCACAACCCGGTGTCCGGTTCCTTCGGCCAATACGCCAGCACCTACCTGGGCCCCATGGCGGGTTTCCTGCTGGGCTGGACCTACGCCTTCGAGATGGTCATCGTCGGCCTGGCCGATGTCACGGCCTTCGGCATCTATATGGGCTTCTGGTACCCGGACGTGCCGCGCTGGATCTGGGTGCTGGGCATCGTTTCGCTGATCGGCGGGCTGAACCTGTGCAACGTCAAGGTGTTCGGCGAGATGGAGTTCTGGCTGTCGCTGCTCAAGGTCGGTGCCATCGTCGCCATGATTCTCGGCGGTTTCGGCATCATGCTGTTCGGCATCGGCAGTTCGTCGGCTTCGACAGTGACCGGCCTCAGCAACCTCTGGGAACACGGCGGTTTCATGCCCAACGGTGTCGGTGGCCTGATCGCTTCCTTTGCCGTGGTGATGTTTGCCTTCGGCGGCATCGAGATCATCGGTGTCACGGCGGGCGAGGCCAAGGACCCGGACCGCGTGCTGCCCAAGGCGATCAACGCGGTGCCGCTGCGGATCCTGCTGTTCTACGTCCTGACCCTGTTCGTCCTGATGGCCATCTTCCCCTGGCAGCAGATCGGCAGCCAGGGCAGCCCGTTCGTGCAGATTTTCGCCAACCTGGGCATCGGCTCGGCGGCGACCATCCTCAATATCGTGGTGATCTCGGCGGCGGTGTCGGCGATCAACAGCGATATCTTCGGCGCCGGCCGCATGATGTACGGCCTGGCCCAGCAAGGCCATGCACCCAAGGGCTTCGCCCAGCTGTCGCGCTACGGGGTGCCGTGGATGACTGTGGTGGTCATGAGCATTGCCCTGTTGCTGGGGGTGTTGCTGAACTACCTGATTCCGGAGAACGTGTTCCTGCTGATCGCGTCGATCGCGACCTTCGCCACGGTCTGGGTCTGGCTGATGATCCTCTTCACTCAGGTGGCCATGCGCCGGTCCATGACCGCCGAGCAGGTGGCGCAGCTGAAATTCCCGGTACCGTTCTGGCCTTACGCGCCCATGGCGGCGATTGCCTTCATGCTGTTCATCTTCGGCGTGCTGGGCTACTTCCCGGACACCCAAGCGGCGCTGATCGTCGGGGTGGTGTGGATCGCCCTGCTGGTGCTGGCCTACCTGATCTGGGTCAAGCCCGCCGCCGGGCAGGCCGCGCTGGTCAAGCGCGACCCTTCTTTTTCTCATCGATAA
- the hutI gene encoding imidazolonepropionase — protein MKTLWQHCHVASMAQGTYSIIEDAAIVTSGALIEWIGPRSEVPAGNYAERHDLAGAWVTPGLIDCHTHTVFGGNRSGEFEQRLQGVSYAEIAAAGGGIASTVRATRAASEDELFDSARKRLKSLLRDGVTSVEIKSGYGLDLASERKILRVVRRLGAELPVSVRSTCLAAHALPPEYAERADDYIEHICAEMLPALAAEGLVDAVDAFCEYLAFSPEQVERVFIAAQRLGLPVKLHAEQLSSLHGSSLAARYHALSADHLEFMTEDDAIAMARAGTVAVLLPGAFYFLRETQLPPMEALRKHGVKIAVASDLNPGTSPALSLRLMLNMACTCFRMTPEEALAGVTLHAATALGMDKTHGSLEAGKVADFVAWQIDRPADLAYWLGGDLEKRVVRHGVEVDL, from the coding sequence ATGAAAACTCTCTGGCAACACTGTCATGTCGCAAGCATGGCGCAAGGTACTTACTCGATCATCGAGGATGCTGCCATCGTGACGTCAGGAGCGCTCATAGAGTGGATCGGCCCACGCAGCGAAGTGCCGGCCGGCAACTATGCCGAGCGGCATGACCTGGCGGGGGCCTGGGTCACCCCGGGCCTCATCGACTGTCACACCCACACGGTGTTCGGCGGCAATCGCAGCGGCGAGTTCGAGCAGCGCCTGCAAGGGGTGAGCTACGCCGAGATCGCCGCCGCCGGTGGCGGTATCGCCAGCACCGTGCGGGCGACCCGCGCAGCGAGCGAGGACGAACTGTTCGACAGCGCGCGCAAGCGCCTGAAGAGCCTGCTGCGCGACGGCGTCACCAGCGTCGAGATCAAGTCCGGCTATGGCCTGGACCTGGCCAGCGAACGCAAGATCCTGCGGGTGGTCCGGCGCCTGGGCGCCGAGTTGCCGGTCAGCGTGCGCAGCACCTGCCTGGCGGCTCATGCCTTGCCGCCGGAATACGCCGAGCGCGCGGACGACTACATCGAACATATCTGCGCCGAGATGCTGCCGGCGCTGGCGGCCGAGGGGCTGGTGGACGCGGTGGATGCCTTCTGCGAATACCTGGCGTTCTCGCCGGAGCAGGTGGAGCGGGTGTTCATTGCCGCGCAGCGGCTCGGCCTGCCGGTGAAACTGCACGCCGAGCAGCTGTCGTCGTTGCATGGCTCCAGCCTGGCGGCGCGTTACCACGCGCTGTCGGCCGACCACCTGGAATTCATGACCGAGGACGACGCCATCGCCATGGCCCGGGCCGGCACCGTGGCCGTGCTGCTGCCGGGCGCGTTCTATTTCCTGCGCGAAACCCAGTTGCCGCCGATGGAGGCCCTGCGCAAGCACGGGGTGAAGATCGCCGTGGCCAGCGACCTCAACCCCGGCACCTCGCCGGCGCTGTCGCTGCGCCTGATGCTGAACATGGCCTGCACCTGTTTCCGCATGACCCCGGAAGAAGCCCTGGCCGGCGTGACCCTGCATGCGGCGACCGCGCTGGGCATGGACAAGACCCACGGTTCGCTGGAGGCCGGCAAGGTGGCGGACTTCGTCGCCTGGCAGATCGATCGTCCCGCCGACCTGGCCTACTGGCTGGGCGGCGACCTGGAAAAACGCGTCGTGCGCCACGGCGTTGAAGTGGATTTATAG
- the pip gene encoding prolyl aminopeptidase, which produces MQTLYPQIKPYARHDLAVDEPHVLYVDESGSPEGLPVVFIHGGPGAGCDAQSRRYFDPNLYRIVTFDQRGCGRSTPHASLENNTTWDLVADLERIRLHLGIEKWVVFGGSWGSTLALAYAQTHPERVHGLILRGIFLCRPQEIEWFYQAGASRLFPDYWQDYVAPIPPEERDDLLGAFHKRLIGNDQIAQMHAAKAWSIWEGRTATLRPNPLVVDRFSEPQRALSIARIECHYFTNHAFLEPNQLIRDMGKIAHLPGVIVHGRYDVICPLDNAWELHQAWPNSELLVIRDAGHAASEPGITDALVRAADQMARRLLDLPPEEA; this is translated from the coding sequence ATGCAGACTTTGTACCCGCAGATCAAACCCTATGCCCGGCACGATCTGGCTGTCGACGAACCCCATGTGCTGTATGTCGACGAGAGCGGTTCGCCCGAAGGTTTGCCGGTAGTGTTCATCCACGGCGGTCCGGGGGCCGGGTGCGATGCGCAGAGTCGCCGCTACTTCGATCCGAACCTGTACCGCATCGTCACGTTCGACCAGCGCGGTTGCGGGCGTTCCACGCCGCACGCCAGCCTGGAAAACAACACCACCTGGGACCTGGTCGCCGACCTCGAGCGGATCCGCCTGCACCTGGGGATCGAAAAGTGGGTGGTGTTCGGTGGTTCCTGGGGTTCGACCCTGGCCCTGGCGTATGCGCAAACCCATCCTGAGCGTGTCCACGGCCTGATCCTGCGGGGGATCTTCCTGTGCCGTCCGCAGGAAATCGAATGGTTCTACCAGGCCGGCGCCAGCCGCCTGTTTCCCGATTACTGGCAGGACTACGTGGCGCCGATTCCGCCGGAGGAGCGCGACGACCTGCTCGGCGCCTTCCACAAGCGTCTGATCGGCAACGACCAGATCGCCCAGATGCACGCGGCCAAGGCCTGGTCGATCTGGGAAGGGCGCACCGCCACCCTGCGGCCGAACCCGCTGGTGGTCGATCGTTTCTCCGAGCCGCAGCGCGCGCTGTCGATTGCCCGGATCGAATGCCACTACTTCACCAATCATGCATTCCTTGAGCCGAACCAGCTGATTCGCGACATGGGCAAGATCGCCCATCTCCCCGGGGTGATCGTGCATGGCCGCTACGACGTGATCTGCCCGCTGGACAACGCCTGGGAGTTGCACCAGGCCTGGCCGAACAGCGAACTGCTGGTGATCCGCGACGCCGGTCACGCCGCTTCCGAACCGGGCATTACCGATGCGCTGGTGCGGGCCGCCGACCAGATGGCGCGGCGCTTGCTCGACCTGCCGCCCGAAGAAGCATGA
- the dtd gene encoding D-aminoacyl-tRNA deacylase: MKGLLQRVRGARVEVAGEIVGAVDQGLLVLVAVEPGDTRASADKLLHKLLNYRVFSDAEGKMNLSLADVEGGLLLVSQFTLAADTRSGLRPSFSTAAPPALGEELFDYLLCKAQQLHGKVASGRFGADMQVHLVNDGPVTFLLQT; the protein is encoded by the coding sequence ATGAAGGGCCTGTTGCAGCGCGTGCGCGGCGCGCGGGTCGAAGTGGCGGGCGAGATTGTCGGCGCGGTGGACCAGGGGCTGCTGGTGCTGGTCGCGGTAGAGCCCGGGGACACCCGCGCCAGCGCCGACAAGCTCCTGCACAAGCTGCTTAACTATCGAGTGTTCAGCGATGCCGAGGGCAAGATGAATTTGTCCCTGGCCGATGTGGAGGGCGGGTTGCTGCTGGTCTCGCAGTTCACCCTGGCCGCGGACACCAGGAGCGGCCTGCGCCCGAGCTTTTCCACGGCGGCCCCGCCGGCCCTCGGCGAAGAACTTTTTGACTATTTATTGTGCAAGGCGCAACAGTTGCATGGCAAAGTGGCATCAGGGCGTTTCGGCGCGGACATGCAGGTTCACCTGGTCAATGATGGCCCGGTAACCTTCCTGTTACAGACCTGA
- a CDS encoding glucan biosynthesis protein G has translation MIVSPCNAPKLSAKRLRNALLTGSALLCLLSAGQLWAFNLDDVSAKAKDLAAQKYEAPRSNLPNEFREMKFADYQKIRFLTEKAEWAKQKTPFKLSFYHQGMHFDTPVKINEITASTVEEIKYDPSRFDFGDLKFDPKSTEQLGYAGFRVLYPINKADKQDEIMTMLGASYFRVVGKGHVYGLSARGLAIDTALPSGEEFPRFTEFWIQQPKPTDKHLVIFALLDSPRATGAYRLTLRPGTDTIVDVKARMFLRDKVGKLGIAPLTSMFLFGANQPSKVLNYRRELHDSSGLSIHAGNGEWIWRPLNNPKHLAVSNFSVENPRGFGLLQRGRDFSHYEDLDDRYDKRPSAWIEPKGDWGKGTVDLVEIPTADETNDNIVAFWSPEKQPEPGQPFDFAYRLHWTMDEASLHSPDSSWVEQTLRSTGDVKQSNLIRQPDGSVAYLVDFEGPSLAALPEDTEVRSQVSVGDNAELVENSVRYNPETKGWRLTLRMKIKDPSKATEMRAALVKNATPVEPAKAVPASSSSIAKADKVAAKQQEKKEADAKQADAKPAKDAKHAKDAKQPAAEAAPATPESVPTEQVLTETWSYQLPADE, from the coding sequence GTGATTGTTAGTCCCTGTAATGCACCAAAATTGTCTGCCAAACGGTTACGAAACGCACTGCTGACAGGCTCTGCACTGTTGTGCCTGCTCAGCGCCGGCCAACTCTGGGCATTCAATCTGGATGATGTATCGGCCAAGGCTAAGGATCTGGCCGCGCAGAAGTACGAGGCCCCGCGCAGTAACCTGCCGAACGAATTTCGTGAAATGAAATTCGCGGACTATCAGAAAATCCGCTTCCTGACCGAAAAGGCCGAGTGGGCGAAGCAGAAAACCCCATTCAAGCTGTCCTTCTATCACCAGGGCATGCATTTCGACACGCCGGTGAAAATCAACGAAATCACCGCGAGCACCGTCGAAGAGATCAAGTACGACCCGTCCCGCTTCGATTTCGGCGACCTCAAGTTCGATCCCAAGTCCACCGAACAGCTCGGCTATGCCGGCTTCCGCGTGCTGTACCCGATCAACAAGGCGGACAAGCAGGACGAAATCATGACCATGCTCGGCGCGAGCTACTTCCGCGTCGTCGGCAAGGGTCACGTCTATGGTCTGTCGGCCCGTGGCCTGGCCATCGACACCGCGCTGCCGTCCGGAGAAGAGTTCCCGCGCTTCACCGAGTTCTGGATCCAGCAACCCAAGCCGACCGACAAGCACCTGGTGATCTTCGCGCTGCTGGACTCGCCGCGCGCCACCGGCGCCTACCGCCTGACCCTGCGTCCGGGCACCGACACCATCGTCGACGTCAAGGCCCGGATGTTCCTGCGTGACAAGGTTGGCAAGCTGGGCATCGCCCCGCTGACCAGCATGTTCCTGTTCGGCGCCAACCAGCCGTCGAAAGTCCTCAACTATCGTCGCGAGCTGCACGACTCCAGCGGCCTGTCGATCCATGCCGGCAATGGCGAGTGGATCTGGCGTCCGCTGAACAACCCGAAACACCTGGCCGTGAGCAACTTCTCGGTAGAGAACCCGCGCGGTTTCGGCCTGCTGCAGCGTGGTCGCGACTTCAGCCACTACGAAGACCTCGACGACCGCTACGACAAGCGCCCAAGCGCCTGGATCGAGCCGAAGGGCGACTGGGGCAAGGGCACCGTCGACCTGGTGGAAATCCCGACCGCGGACGAGACCAACGACAACATCGTTGCCTTCTGGAGCCCGGAGAAGCAGCCTGAGCCTGGCCAGCCGTTCGATTTCGCCTATCGCCTGCACTGGACCATGGACGAAGCGTCCCTGCATTCGCCGGACAGCTCCTGGGTCGAGCAGACCCTGCGCTCCACTGGCGACGTCAAGCAATCCAACCTGATCCGCCAGCCGGATGGCAGCGTGGCTTACCTGGTGGACTTCGAAGGCCCGTCCCTCGCAGCCCTGCCGGAAGACACCGAAGTGCGTAGCCAGGTCAGCGTCGGCGACAATGCCGAGCTGGTGGAAAACAGCGTGCGCTACAACCCTGAAACCAAGGGCTGGCGCCTGACCCTGCGGATGAAGATCAAGGACCCGAGCAAAGCCACCGAGATGCGCGCGGCCCTGGTCAAGAACGCCACGCCTGTCGAGCCGGCCAAGGCCGTGCCGGCTTCCAGCTCCTCCATCGCCAAGGCCGACAAGGTCGCGGCCAAGCAGCAGGAGAAGAAGGAAGCGGACGCCAAGCAGGCTGACGCCAAGCCGGCCAAGGACGCCAAGCACGCCAAAGACGCCAAGCAGCCTGCTGCCGAGGCGGCCCCAGCCACACCGGAATCTGTCCCGACCGAGCAAGTCCTGACCGAGACCTGGAGCTACCAGTTGCCTGCCGATGAGTAA
- the hutG gene encoding N-formylglutamate deformylase: MDKVLSFKQGRVPLLISMPHAGLRLTPAVEAGLIPEAQSLPDTDWHIPRLYAFAEELGASTLAAEYSRFVIDLNRPSDDKPLYVGATTGLYPATLFDGVPLFREGQEPSKQERATYLEQVWTPYHRTLQQELARLKAEFGYALLFDAHSIRSLIPHLFEGKLPDFNLGTFNGASCDVELASQLEAICARHDGYSHVLNGRFKGGHITRHYGNPAENIHAVQLELAQSTYMEEFEPFRYRDDLAAPTQVVLKQLLQGLLAWGQKRYG, encoded by the coding sequence GTGGATAAGGTTCTGAGTTTCAAACAAGGCCGGGTGCCGCTGCTGATCAGCATGCCCCACGCCGGCCTGCGCCTGACGCCGGCGGTCGAGGCCGGGCTGATCCCCGAGGCGCAAAGCCTGCCGGATACCGACTGGCACATCCCGCGGCTCTATGCCTTTGCCGAAGAGCTGGGCGCCAGCACCCTGGCGGCGGAATACTCGCGTTTCGTCATCGACCTCAACCGTCCGTCCGACGATAAGCCTTTATATGTCGGCGCCACCACCGGGCTGTACCCGGCCACGCTGTTCGACGGTGTGCCGTTGTTTCGTGAAGGGCAGGAGCCATCGAAGCAGGAGCGCGCGACTTACCTGGAGCAGGTCTGGACGCCGTATCACCGGACCCTGCAACAGGAACTGGCGCGGCTCAAGGCCGAGTTCGGCTATGCCTTGCTGTTCGATGCGCATTCGATCCGTTCGCTGATTCCGCATCTGTTCGAAGGCAAGCTGCCGGACTTCAACCTGGGTACCTTCAACGGCGCCAGCTGCGATGTCGAGCTGGCCAGCCAGCTGGAGGCGATTTGCGCGCGTCATGATGGCTACAGCCATGTGCTCAATGGCCGCTTCAAGGGTGGCCATATCACCCGGCACTACGGCAACCCGGCCGAGAACATCCATGCGGTGCAGCTGGAGCTGGCGCAGAGCACCTACATGGAAGAGTTCGAGCCGTTCCGCTATCGCGACGATCTGGCGGCGCCGACCCAGGTGGTGCTCAAGCAATTGCTGCAAGGCCTGCTGGCCTGGGGTCAGAAGCGCTACGGCTGA
- a CDS encoding transporter substrate-binding domain-containing protein, with amino-acid sequence MKKYLSMLLLGVTALVAVNAAQAGAIDDAVKRGTLKVGMDPTYMPFEMTNKRGEIIGFEVDLLKAMTKAMGVKLELVSTGYDGIIPALLTDKFDMIGSGMTLTQERNLRLNFSEPFIVVGQTLLIRKELEGTIKSYKDLNTADYRITSKLGTTGELVAKKLIAKAKYHGYDNEQEAVLDVVNGKADAFIYDAPYNVVALSKVGNGKLVFLDKPFTYEPLAFGLKKGDYDSLNFINNFLHQIHEDGTYDRIHDKWFKSTEWLKDME; translated from the coding sequence ATGAAGAAGTATCTCTCGATGCTGCTGCTCGGCGTCACGGCACTGGTCGCGGTCAATGCCGCCCAGGCTGGCGCCATCGACGACGCGGTCAAGCGCGGCACGCTGAAAGTCGGCATGGACCCGACCTACATGCCGTTCGAGATGACCAACAAGCGCGGCGAGATCATCGGTTTCGAGGTCGACCTGCTCAAGGCCATGACCAAGGCGATGGGCGTCAAGCTCGAACTGGTCTCCACCGGTTACGACGGCATCATCCCGGCCCTGTTGACCGACAAGTTCGACATGATCGGCAGCGGCATGACCCTGACCCAGGAGCGCAACCTGCGCCTGAACTTCAGCGAACCCTTCATCGTGGTCGGCCAGACGCTGCTGATCCGCAAGGAGCTGGAAGGCACCATCAAGTCCTATAAAGACCTGAACACCGCCGATTACCGCATCACGTCCAAGCTGGGCACCACCGGCGAGCTAGTCGCCAAGAAGCTGATCGCCAAGGCCAAGTACCACGGCTACGACAACGAGCAGGAAGCCGTGCTCGACGTGGTCAACGGCAAGGCCGACGCCTTCATCTACGATGCCCCGTACAACGTGGTGGCGCTGAGCAAGGTCGGCAACGGCAAGCTGGTGTTCCTCGACAAGCCGTTCACCTACGAGCCCCTGGCGTTCGGCCTGAAGAAGGGCGACTACGACAGCCTCAACTTCATCAACAACTTCCTGCACCAGATCCACGAAGACGGCACCTACGATCGTATCCATGACAAGTGGTTCAAGAGCACCGAGTGGCTCAAGGACATGGAATAA